One Bradyrhizobium diazoefficiens DNA window includes the following coding sequences:
- a CDS encoding ABC transporter substrate-binding protein translates to MLKMTTLAGAAMALALTTAPSFAKELKSIGVSLGSMGNPFFVALSKGAEFEAKKTNPNVKITTVGFEYDLGKQVTQIDNFIAAGVDLILLNPGDPKAIGPAIKKAQAAGIVVVAVDTAAEGADATVTTNNVQAGEISCQYIVDKLGGKGDVIIENGPQVSAVIDRVTGCKNVLAKNPGIKVLSSDQDGKGSREGGLTVAQGYLTRFPKIDAIFAINDPQAIGTDLAARQQNRSGIIITSVDGAPDIEAALKDPASPQIQASASQDPFFMARRAVQIGVGILNGQKPASTVELLPSKLVTRDNIKDYKGWTSDRSQ, encoded by the coding sequence ATGTTGAAGATGACCACGCTCGCCGGCGCCGCGATGGCGCTTGCCCTGACCACCGCGCCGTCTTTCGCCAAGGAGCTCAAGTCGATCGGCGTCTCGCTGGGGTCGATGGGCAACCCGTTCTTCGTCGCCTTGTCGAAGGGCGCCGAGTTCGAGGCCAAGAAGACCAATCCCAATGTGAAGATCACCACCGTCGGCTTCGAATACGATCTCGGCAAGCAGGTCACCCAGATCGACAATTTCATCGCCGCCGGCGTCGATCTGATCCTGTTGAACCCCGGTGATCCCAAGGCGATCGGGCCTGCGATCAAGAAGGCGCAGGCGGCGGGTATCGTCGTCGTCGCGGTCGACACCGCGGCCGAAGGCGCCGATGCCACCGTGACCACCAACAACGTCCAGGCCGGCGAGATCTCCTGCCAGTACATCGTCGACAAGCTCGGGGGCAAGGGCGACGTCATTATCGAGAACGGACCGCAGGTCTCGGCCGTGATCGACCGCGTCACCGGCTGCAAGAACGTGCTCGCGAAGAATCCCGGGATCAAGGTGCTGTCGAGCGACCAGGACGGCAAGGGTTCGCGCGAGGGCGGCCTCACGGTCGCGCAGGGCTATCTGACGCGCTTTCCCAAGATCGACGCCATCTTCGCCATCAACGATCCGCAGGCGATCGGCACTGACCTTGCGGCGCGCCAGCAGAACCGCAGCGGCATCATCATCACCTCGGTCGATGGAGCTCCGGATATTGAGGCGGCGCTAAAAGATCCGGCGTCGCCGCAGATCCAGGCGTCTGCATCGCAGGATCCGTTCTTCATGGCGCGGCGGGCCGTGCAGATCGGCGTCGGCATTCTCAATGGGCAGAAGCCGGCCTCGACCGTCGAGTTGCTGCCGTCGAAGCTCGTGACCCGGGACAATATCAAGGATTACAAGGGCTGGACCTCGGACCGTTCGCAGTAG
- a CDS encoding GDP-L-fucose synthase produces MVSAPFELTGKSVYVAGHRGMVGSALVRRLAREDVSLVTVERREVDLCNQATVFDWFARVRPQVIFLAAAKVGGIVANNTLRAEFIYDNIAIATNLIHAAHINGAEKLMFLGSSCIYPKLAPQPLREDSVLTGPLEPTNEPYAIAKIAGIKMAEAYRSQYGSDFISVMPTNLYGPGDNYHPELSHVVAALIRRFHEAKVSGAKTVAVWGTGTPRREFLYVDDMADACVHLMKTYSGAELINIGTGEDIAIAEFARVVAEIVGYRGEISFDTSRPDGTPRKLLDIGRLTKLGWRASTSLHDGLKRAYAAYQAGLVVPAQE; encoded by the coding sequence ATGGTAAGCGCACCGTTTGAGCTGACGGGCAAGAGCGTCTACGTCGCCGGTCATCGCGGCATGGTTGGCAGCGCGCTGGTGCGACGGCTGGCGCGTGAGGACGTCAGCCTTGTGACCGTGGAGCGGCGCGAGGTCGACCTCTGCAACCAGGCCACAGTGTTCGACTGGTTCGCGCGCGTGCGGCCGCAGGTGATCTTTCTCGCCGCCGCCAAAGTCGGCGGGATCGTCGCCAACAACACGCTGCGCGCCGAGTTCATCTACGACAACATCGCGATCGCGACCAATTTGATCCACGCCGCCCACATCAACGGCGCCGAGAAGCTGATGTTCCTGGGCTCGTCCTGCATCTATCCGAAGCTGGCGCCACAGCCCTTGCGCGAGGATTCCGTGCTGACCGGCCCGCTGGAGCCGACCAACGAGCCCTATGCGATTGCCAAGATCGCCGGCATCAAGATGGCGGAGGCCTATCGCAGCCAGTATGGCTCTGACTTCATCAGCGTGATGCCGACCAATCTCTATGGCCCCGGCGACAATTATCATCCGGAGCTGAGCCATGTGGTCGCCGCGCTGATCCGGCGCTTTCATGAGGCAAAGGTTTCAGGCGCGAAGACCGTCGCAGTGTGGGGCACCGGCACGCCGCGGCGCGAGTTCCTCTATGTCGACGACATGGCCGATGCCTGCGTGCATTTGATGAAGACCTATTCCGGCGCGGAGCTGATCAACATCGGCACCGGCGAGGATATCGCCATCGCCGAGTTTGCGCGCGTCGTCGCCGAGATCGTCGGTTATCGCGGCGAGATCTCCTTCGACACCTCGCGCCCCGACGGCACGCCGCGCAAGCTGCTCGATATCGGCCGGCTGACGAAGCTTGGCTGGCGCGCCTCGACCTCGCTTCATGACGGCTTGAAGCGCGCCTATGCGGCGTATCAAGCAGGTCTGGTCGTGCCGGCGCAAGAGTAG
- a CDS encoding DUF2231 domain-containing protein, producing the protein MQDIVRVRSTAQIAGHPIHPMLVPIPITCFIGALLTDIAYLVTAEMMWADFSAWLLVVGVIFGVLAAIAGLTDFLGNRLVRAQAPAWPHLIGNAVALILAIFNALIHTRDAWTSVWPLGLILSVLTVLILPVTGWLGWAMVYRHGVGVAR; encoded by the coding sequence GTGCAAGACATCGTGCGCGTGCGCTCGACGGCGCAAATCGCGGGCCATCCGATTCATCCGATGCTGGTGCCCATCCCAATCACGTGCTTCATCGGGGCATTGCTGACCGACATCGCCTATCTCGTCACCGCCGAGATGATGTGGGCCGATTTTTCGGCCTGGCTTCTGGTGGTCGGCGTCATCTTTGGTGTGCTGGCCGCAATCGCCGGCCTGACCGATTTCCTTGGCAATCGCCTGGTGCGCGCGCAGGCGCCGGCCTGGCCGCATCTGATCGGCAACGCGGTGGCGCTGATCCTGGCGATCTTCAATGCGCTGATCCACACGCGTGATGCCTGGACCTCGGTGTGGCCGCTCGGTCTCATTCTGTCGGTGCTCACCGTCCTGATCCTGCCTGTGACCGGCTGGCTCGGCTGGGCCATGGTGTACCGCCACGGTGTAGGAGTTGCGCGATGA
- a CDS encoding sorbosone dehydrogenase family protein, which produces MISLPARALLCASLLCLAGCNDGSGDPRAQIGANPKLPDIQQYLLPPMHIARIVGWKKGETPTVAQGLQAKAFATGLQHPRSLYVLPNGDVLVVESKAPKAAAIKRPKEIVMGYVESWATSGGDTGQSNRITLLRDTNGDGVPDTQSVFLDHLNSPFGVALVGNDLYVANTDAIMKYPYTEGDTKITAPGTVLTPLPGGPIDHHWTKSLVASPDGSKLFAGVGSNSNITENGMEAEHNRADILEVDRASGRWRIFASGLRNPNGLSFEPQSGALWTVVNERDELGPDLVPDYMTSVKDGAFYGWPYSYYGQHVDPRVKPQRPDLVAKAIVPDYALSSHVAPLGLAFSSGSSLPGPYRSGAFVGEHGSWNRQVLNGYKVVYVPFTNGKPSGPAQDVVTGFLNSDNQARGRPVGVAIDKTGALLVADDSGNTVWRVTAAQPQVTQR; this is translated from the coding sequence ATGATCTCTCTGCCTGCCCGCGCCTTGCTGTGCGCTTCGCTCCTGTGTCTCGCCGGCTGCAATGACGGCAGCGGCGATCCGAGGGCGCAGATCGGCGCCAATCCGAAGCTGCCCGACATCCAGCAATATCTGCTGCCGCCGATGCACATCGCCCGCATCGTCGGCTGGAAGAAGGGCGAGACGCCGACGGTCGCGCAGGGCCTGCAGGCCAAGGCGTTCGCCACCGGATTGCAGCATCCGCGCTCGCTCTACGTGCTGCCGAATGGCGACGTGCTGGTGGTGGAATCCAAGGCGCCGAAGGCCGCCGCGATCAAGCGGCCCAAGGAGATCGTGATGGGCTACGTCGAGTCCTGGGCGACCTCCGGCGGCGACACCGGCCAGAGCAATCGCATTACGCTACTGCGCGATACCAATGGTGATGGCGTGCCGGATACGCAGAGCGTCTTCCTCGATCACCTCAACTCGCCGTTCGGCGTCGCGCTGGTCGGCAACGATCTCTATGTCGCCAACACCGACGCGATCATGAAATACCCCTACACTGAAGGCGACACCAAGATCACCGCACCGGGTACGGTGCTGACACCATTGCCGGGCGGACCAATCGACCACCACTGGACCAAGAGTCTGGTCGCAAGCCCCGATGGCTCAAAACTCTTTGCCGGCGTCGGCTCCAACAGCAACATCACCGAGAATGGCATGGAGGCCGAGCACAACCGCGCCGACATCCTCGAGGTCGATCGCGCCAGCGGTCGCTGGCGCATCTTTGCCAGCGGTCTGCGCAACCCGAACGGCCTCAGCTTCGAGCCGCAGAGCGGCGCGCTGTGGACCGTCGTGAACGAGCGCGACGAGCTCGGTCCCGATCTCGTGCCTGACTACATGACGTCGGTGAAGGACGGCGCCTTCTACGGCTGGCCCTACAGCTATTACGGCCAGCACGTCGATCCCCGCGTCAAGCCGCAGCGGCCGGACCTCGTCGCCAAGGCGATCGTGCCCGATTACGCGCTGAGCTCGCATGTCGCGCCGCTCGGGCTGGCCTTCTCCAGTGGTAGCAGCCTGCCAGGCCCCTATCGCAGCGGCGCCTTCGTCGGTGAGCACGGCAGTTGGAACCGTCAGGTCTTGAACGGCTACAAGGTCGTCTATGTGCCATTTACCAACGGCAAGCCAAGCGGGCCGGCACAGGACGTCGTCACCGGCTTCCTCAACAGCGACAACCAGGCACGTGGCCGTCCCGTCGGCGTCGCCATCGACAAGACCGGCGCGCTGCTGGTCGCCGACGACAGCGGCAACACGGTATGGCGGGTGACGGCGGCGCAGCCGCAGGTCACGCAGCGATAG
- a CDS encoding glutathione S-transferase family protein: MIRFYFHHTPNPMKVALLLEEAAIPYEVVPVDTLKGEQHTPEFRAINPNGKTPAIIDTEGLGKGPVRVFDSNAILLYLAEKSGKLLGDPADRGELLSWLMFVATGLGPYSGQSVHFRRAAPEQIPYAQNRYLREAERHYQVLDQHLEGRSFIVGDGFTIADVAAWGWVDRSTFVLGEGRLGEFPNVARWFAGVDGRPAVARARAIGKNLTFKREMDEEARRNLFPQNYAAA, encoded by the coding sequence ATGATCCGTTTTTACTTCCATCACACGCCCAACCCGATGAAGGTGGCGCTTCTGCTCGAGGAAGCCGCGATCCCCTATGAAGTCGTGCCCGTCGATACGCTCAAGGGCGAGCAGCACACGCCCGAGTTCAGGGCGATCAATCCGAACGGCAAGACGCCTGCGATCATCGACACGGAAGGGCTCGGCAAGGGGCCGGTGCGGGTGTTCGACAGCAACGCCATCCTGCTCTATCTCGCTGAGAAATCCGGCAAGCTGCTCGGCGACCCGGCCGACCGCGGCGAACTGCTGTCGTGGCTCATGTTCGTGGCGACCGGGCTCGGACCGTATTCGGGCCAATCGGTCCATTTCCGTCGCGCCGCGCCGGAGCAGATCCCATACGCCCAGAACCGCTACCTGCGGGAAGCGGAGCGGCACTACCAGGTGCTTGATCAGCACCTTGAAGGTCGCAGCTTCATCGTGGGCGACGGTTTCACGATCGCGGATGTGGCGGCGTGGGGCTGGGTCGACCGCTCGACCTTCGTGCTCGGCGAGGGGCGTCTGGGAGAGTTTCCGAACGTGGCGCGCTGGTTTGCCGGCGTGGATGGCCGTCCCGCCGTGGCACGCGCCCGTGCGATCGGCAAAAACCTCACCTTCAAGCGCGAGATGGACGAAGAGGCGCGCCGCAATCTGTTCCCGCAAAATTACGCCGCAGCCTGA
- a CDS encoding peroxiredoxin-like family protein has product MSNTLSAQLEEFLAGWMQRVPAERRAVMERHIAHLSDVGLGKLAKQVGERAPQITLPGVDGKPFDVATLLAKGPVIVTFYRGGWCPYCNLELRAYQNLLPQISAAGASLVAISPEKPDDSVTTAEKNALTFPVLSDVGQIVGKAFGLVYTFTDELKWAYGGFGLDIPAKNGAPDEWSLPLSATYVIGMDGVILFADTGVDYRRRAEPLEVLAVLQRPAQAAE; this is encoded by the coding sequence ATGAGCAATACACTGTCCGCACAGCTCGAGGAATTCCTGGCCGGCTGGATGCAGCGCGTCCCGGCGGAGCGCCGGGCTGTCATGGAGCGCCACATCGCACATCTATCCGATGTTGGCCTCGGCAAGCTCGCCAAGCAGGTTGGGGAGCGGGCGCCTCAGATCACCCTCCCGGGAGTCGATGGCAAGCCGTTCGATGTCGCGACCTTGCTGGCGAAAGGGCCGGTCATCGTGACATTCTACCGCGGCGGCTGGTGTCCTTATTGCAATCTCGAGCTGCGGGCCTACCAGAACCTCCTGCCGCAGATCAGCGCTGCCGGTGCGAGCCTTGTGGCGATCAGCCCCGAGAAGCCCGACGACAGCGTCACGACTGCTGAGAAGAACGCTCTGACATTTCCGGTGTTGAGCGATGTCGGCCAGATCGTCGGGAAGGCTTTTGGCCTCGTCTACACGTTCACTGACGAATTGAAGTGGGCTTATGGCGGGTTCGGTCTCGATATCCCGGCGAAGAATGGCGCACCGGACGAGTGGTCGCTTCCGCTCTCGGCGACTTATGTCATCGGCATGGACGGTGTGATCCTGTTCGCCGATACGGGAGTGGACTATCGCCGCCGGGCCGAGCCGCTGGAGGTCCTGGCCGTGCTACAGAGGCCTGCGCAAGCGGCCGAATAG